In a single window of the Rhodoferax saidenbachensis genome:
- a CDS encoding DUF3592 domain-containing protein, with the protein MSMVSTKCAEQMILRAILGLSVAIIAFSVYEFLSQVRFIDSAQTARGRVVAVHGATSSKLQPEIEFTTKQGEAVSFIRAFRGSAVDVPAVGSSVEVLYSADAPSGAVENSFLALWGSTCIAAALGLSGLLGSLVVLFLARRGGTYEF; encoded by the coding sequence ATGTCCATGGTTTCCACCAAGTGTGCTGAACAAATGATCTTGCGTGCGATCCTGGGATTGAGCGTGGCGATTATTGCCTTCAGCGTATACGAGTTTCTTTCGCAGGTGCGATTCATTGACTCCGCCCAGACTGCGCGAGGCCGGGTGGTCGCTGTACATGGCGCCACTTCGAGCAAACTGCAACCCGAGATCGAATTCACCACCAAGCAAGGCGAGGCTGTTTCATTCATTCGGGCTTTTCGTGGAAGTGCCGTTGACGTGCCGGCAGTTGGCTCGTCGGTGGAAGTTCTGTATTCGGCCGATGCACCTTCGGGTGCCGTTGAAAACTCCTTCCTTGCTCTTTGGGGCTCTACCTGCATTGCCGCAGCATTGGGGTTGAGCGGTCTGTTGGGTTCACTGGTAGTGCTCTTTCTGGCGCGGCGCGGAGGTACCTATGAGTTCTAA
- a CDS encoding helix-turn-helix domain-containing protein: MSKLKAAIAKARLTENYWISRVKLGVASQLQDHLKMANLTQEKYAEKLGVKAPQVSRALSGTNNPTLETLVKMGWALGYVPNVTFVPVQARLEGVGALADQAEINLDIRLTRVQREVGFHGLDRSVGSRWPGPAVNVHSMKRLKDDSLVLAA; the protein is encoded by the coding sequence TTGTCAAAACTCAAAGCAGCTATCGCAAAAGCCAGGCTCACAGAGAACTATTGGATCAGCAGGGTAAAACTCGGCGTTGCCTCTCAACTCCAAGATCACCTCAAAATGGCCAATCTCACTCAAGAGAAATACGCTGAAAAGCTCGGCGTCAAGGCACCTCAAGTTAGCCGAGCATTGAGCGGAACAAACAATCCAACTCTCGAGACTCTTGTGAAAATGGGGTGGGCACTGGGTTATGTCCCAAATGTCACATTCGTTCCAGTGCAGGCCAGATTGGAAGGGGTTGGCGCGCTCGCAGATCAAGCGGAAATAAACCTCGACATCAGACTTACACGTGTACAGCGAGAGGTTGGATTCCATGGCTTGGATCGAAGCGTCGGCTCGCGTTGGCCAGGTCCTGCCGTGAATGTCCACAGCATGAAACGTTTGAAGGATGACTCCTTGGTCCTGGCAGCCTAA
- a CDS encoding protein-export chaperone SecB — translation MQASPIQTKSIIYRRVGVEAHLDADGNTDTTIDPKNFQWDGVKLEVETALGVDQSQGDEPSSFMLSLVVRVRNEEGKICPYKLDIELVAFVEINPKLSAARREDLATVNGLAIAYGATRELVTNLTARMEYGPLTLPGVNFQDHAATPEVAPPDKT, via the coding sequence ATGCAAGCTAGCCCAATTCAGACGAAGTCAATCATCTATCGACGTGTTGGTGTCGAGGCGCACTTGGATGCCGATGGGAACACGGACACAACGATTGACCCTAAAAATTTCCAATGGGATGGTGTCAAATTGGAGGTTGAAACTGCGCTTGGAGTTGATCAAAGCCAAGGTGATGAACCTTCGAGTTTCATGCTTTCATTAGTTGTGCGTGTGAGAAATGAAGAGGGTAAGATTTGCCCGTACAAGCTAGACATTGAACTCGTAGCATTCGTAGAAATCAATCCAAAACTTTCTGCCGCGCGTAGAGAAGACTTGGCAACGGTTAATGGCTTGGCAATCGCATACGGCGCGACGAGAGAACTCGTGACCAATTTAACCGCTCGGATGGAATATGGTCCATTAACCCTTCCTGGAGTTAATTTTCAGGACCATGCCGCGACACCTGAAGTTGCTCCTCCAGATAAGACCTAG
- a CDS encoding glycine zipper 2TM domain-containing protein, with protein MKFAQRVSACLPALLLVSAVALSGCAGMTQQEKGTAAGAVIGGVVGNAMCGGVLCTGAGAAVGGVIGHEATKK; from the coding sequence ATGAAATTTGCACAACGTGTTTCAGCCTGTCTGCCCGCTCTGCTGCTCGTCTCTGCTGTGGCCCTGAGTGGTTGCGCCGGAATGACCCAGCAGGAGAAAGGCACCGCAGCCGGTGCCGTGATCGGCGGCGTGGTCGGCAATGCCATGTGCGGCGGTGTGTTGTGCACCGGCGCAGGTGCGGCAGTCGGCGGTGTTATTGGCCACGAAGCGACCAAGAAGTAA
- a CDS encoding ATP-binding protein, with protein MQRADALNKSGALQSAIFNSANFSSIATDAQGVIQIFNVGAERMLGYTAAEVVNKITPAEISDPQEVVARAKSLSVELETEITPGFEALVFKASRGIEDIYELTYIRKDGSRFPAVVSVTALRDDSNTIIGYLLIGTDNTARMRIEAERARLDQVLQAKNIELEAARKTADKANLAKSDFLSSMSHELRSPLNAILGFAQLMESGTPLPTPTQQANIDQILRAGWYLLELINEILDLALIESGKLSMSMEPISLPDVLRDCQTMIEPQAQKRGIQMRFPQFDAPRFVEADRTRVKQVVVNLLTNAIKYNRPNGSVEVTCDTDTDAHHVRISVRDTGEGLSPPKIAQLFQPFNRLGQEASVEEGTGIGLVVSKRLVELMGGAIGAHSTLGVGSVFWVELNLAEPPQLVFDAHAPTELPLSRVPDGAQVRTLLYVEDNQANMELVAQLIARRPDIRLLSARDGTRGVALARTHLPDVILMDINLPGISGTQALKILQEDFSTQHIPVLALSANAMPRDIEKGLEVGFFRYLTKPIKIAEFMNALDLALELAAQHNPTLHD; from the coding sequence GTGCAGCGTGCGGATGCACTGAACAAGTCCGGGGCGCTGCAGAGCGCCATTTTCAACAGCGCCAATTTCTCCAGCATTGCCACAGATGCCCAGGGCGTGATCCAGATTTTTAATGTGGGGGCCGAGCGCATGCTGGGTTACACCGCTGCGGAGGTGGTGAACAAGATCACGCCGGCCGAGATATCGGACCCCCAGGAAGTGGTGGCCCGGGCCAAGAGCCTGAGCGTGGAGCTGGAAACGGAAATCACGCCCGGTTTTGAGGCCTTGGTGTTCAAGGCTTCGCGTGGTATTGAAGACATCTACGAGCTCACCTATATCCGCAAGGACGGCAGCCGTTTCCCGGCGGTGGTATCAGTGACAGCGTTGCGCGATGACAGCAACACCATCATTGGTTATTTGCTGATAGGCACCGACAACACAGCACGCATGCGTATCGAAGCCGAGCGGGCACGGCTGGACCAGGTGCTGCAGGCCAAAAACATTGAGCTGGAAGCAGCCCGTAAAACGGCGGACAAGGCGAATCTGGCCAAGTCCGACTTCCTGTCCAGCATGAGCCATGAACTGCGCTCACCGCTCAACGCCATTCTGGGGTTTGCCCAGTTGATGGAATCGGGTACGCCACTGCCTACGCCGACACAGCAGGCCAACATCGACCAGATTCTTCGGGCCGGCTGGTATCTGTTGGAGCTGATCAACGAGATTCTGGATCTGGCGCTGATCGAGTCGGGCAAGCTCTCCATGTCCATGGAGCCCATCTCGCTGCCCGACGTGCTGCGAGATTGCCAGACCATGATTGAGCCGCAGGCGCAAAAGCGGGGCATCCAGATGCGCTTCCCGCAGTTTGACGCTCCCCGGTTTGTCGAGGCGGACCGCACCCGCGTGAAGCAGGTGGTGGTCAATCTGCTGACGAACGCCATCAAGTACAACCGTCCGAACGGATCGGTCGAGGTCACCTGCGATACAGACACCGACGCGCACCATGTCCGCATCAGCGTGCGCGACACCGGTGAGGGCTTGTCGCCACCCAAGATTGCGCAGTTGTTCCAACCCTTCAACCGGCTGGGTCAGGAAGCCAGTGTGGAAGAGGGCACTGGCATCGGGCTGGTGGTCAGCAAACGTCTCGTGGAGCTGATGGGGGGCGCCATCGGTGCGCACAGCACCCTGGGAGTGGGCAGCGTCTTCTGGGTTGAGTTGAATCTGGCAGAGCCTCCCCAGTTGGTGTTTGATGCCCATGCGCCCACGGAGTTGCCACTGTCGCGCGTGCCCGACGGCGCTCAGGTGCGCACCCTGCTGTATGTGGAAGACAACCAGGCCAATATGGAACTGGTGGCACAGCTGATTGCACGCCGTCCTGATATTCGTCTGCTCAGTGCGCGGGACGGTACACGGGGTGTGGCACTGGCGCGCACGCATCTGCCGGATGTGATTCTGATGGACATCAATTTGCCGGGCATCAGCGGTACGCAGGCTTTGAAAATCCTGCAGGAAGACTTCTCTACCCAACACATACCGGTACTGGCACTCAGCGCCAATGCCATGCCGCGTGATATTGAAAAGGGCCTGGAAGTCGGCTTTTTCCGCTACCTCACCAAACCCATCAAGATTGCCGAGTTCATGAATGCACTGGACCTGGCGCTGGAACTCGCAGCCCAACACAACCCCACGCTCCATGACTGA
- a CDS encoding response regulator: protein MTEGSPMPADTIDILNASILIVDDQDANVLLLEQLLQGVGYTHVTSTTRPQDVVALHREHHYDLILLDLQMPVMDGFEVMDALKAEANDDYLSVIVLTAQPGHKLRALQSGAKDFVAKPFDLVEVKTRIHNMLEVRLLYKKLAGFNKILEQTVQERTAELRQSEARYRSLTELASDWYWEQDEAGGFTKVSGPVLEMLGVQVADNTAGKRSALSGGWNASERDALRATIAAREPFLDFLLHRVNADGSQQQFRVSGEPMFSENSRFLGYRGIGVEGASRPLASHQE, encoded by the coding sequence ATGACTGAAGGAAGCCCCATGCCTGCCGACACCATCGACATACTCAATGCCAGCATCCTGATCGTAGATGACCAGGACGCCAATGTGCTCTTGCTGGAACAATTGCTGCAGGGCGTGGGCTACACCCACGTCACATCGACCACCCGGCCGCAGGACGTGGTGGCCTTGCACCGTGAGCACCACTACGACCTGATCCTGCTGGACTTGCAGATGCCGGTGATGGATGGCTTTGAGGTCATGGATGCACTCAAGGCCGAGGCGAATGACGATTACCTGTCCGTCATCGTGCTCACCGCCCAGCCGGGGCACAAATTGCGTGCGCTGCAGTCGGGTGCCAAGGATTTCGTGGCCAAGCCATTCGATCTGGTGGAGGTGAAGACGCGCATCCACAACATGCTGGAAGTGCGCCTGCTGTACAAAAAGCTTGCCGGTTTCAACAAGATACTGGAACAGACCGTGCAGGAGCGCACGGCCGAGCTGCGCCAGAGCGAGGCGCGTTACCGCAGCCTGACCGAGCTGGCATCGGACTGGTACTGGGAACAGGACGAAGCCGGTGGTTTTACCAAGGTGTCGGGTCCCGTGCTGGAGATGCTGGGTGTGCAGGTGGCAGACAACACCGCAGGCAAGCGCAGTGCGTTATCGGGGGGGTGGAATGCGTCCGAGCGTGACGCTTTGCGCGCCACCATTGCCGCGCGTGAGCCTTTTCTGGACTTTCTGCTGCACCGGGTCAACGCGGATGGGTCACAGCAGCAGTTTCGTGTGAGTGGCGAGCCCATGTTCAGCGAGAACAGCCGCTTCCTGGGCTACCGTGGGATCGGGGTTGAGGGGGCTTCGCGGCCGCTTGCATCCCATCAGGAATAG
- a CDS encoding Crp/Fnr family transcriptional regulator, whose protein sequence is MSALHSPEHNYLLAALLPADLASFSADLELVPLPLGQMLYEPGTQLRHAYFPTTSIVSLHYVTESGASAETAGVGNEGVLGVSLYMGGDTTSSSAVVQTAGHAYRLERSLLLREFNRAGALQQLLLRYTQALMTQMAQSAVCNRHHSVEQQLCRWLLLTMDRVPLRELVMTQELVASMLGVRRESVTEAAGKLQDLGYIRYRRGHIGVLDRKGLETHACECYGVVKKELSRLLSDVRHRQT, encoded by the coding sequence ATGTCTGCACTCCACAGTCCTGAACACAATTATTTGCTGGCGGCGCTGTTGCCCGCCGACTTGGCTTCTTTCTCTGCTGATCTGGAGCTGGTGCCCCTGCCGTTGGGGCAGATGCTGTACGAGCCCGGAACCCAATTGCGCCACGCCTACTTTCCCACCACGTCCATCGTGTCGCTGCACTACGTCACCGAGTCTGGTGCGTCGGCAGAAACAGCGGGTGTGGGGAACGAAGGTGTGCTGGGTGTTTCGCTCTACATGGGGGGCGACACCACGTCCAGTTCGGCCGTGGTGCAAACCGCAGGCCATGCTTATCGGCTGGAGCGCAGTCTGCTGTTGCGCGAGTTCAACCGGGCCGGGGCATTGCAGCAATTGCTGTTGCGTTACACCCAGGCACTGATGACCCAGATGGCGCAGTCTGCCGTGTGCAACCGCCACCATTCTGTGGAGCAGCAACTGTGCCGCTGGTTGTTGTTGACCATGGACCGGGTGCCACTGCGTGAACTGGTGATGACACAGGAGTTGGTGGCCAGCATGCTGGGTGTGCGCCGCGAAAGCGTGACCGAAGCGGCGGGCAAACTGCAAGACTTGGGCTACATCCGTTATCGGCGCGGGCACATCGGTGTGCTGGACCGTAAGGGGCTGGAGACACACGCCTGCGAATGTTATGGCGTGGTCAAGAAAGAACTGTCCCGCCTGCTCAGCGACGTGCGCCACCGCCAGACCTGA
- a CDS encoding BON domain-containing protein, protein MNTRIGTFILSTALVGVSALTLVGCEKTTPAMAAPAAETTVGTEIDDTVITSSVKSALLADADIRSFDFKVETRKGEVLLSGFVDNQAQVDRATAATRTVSGVKNVQNNVTLRNTPTTVGNKIDASIITSKVKAALLADTRVKSFDIAVVTRQDEVQLSGFVNNQDQIDRAIEVTRAVEGVRTVTNEMRIKQ, encoded by the coding sequence ATGAACACCCGTATTGGTACTTTTATCCTGAGCACTGCACTGGTCGGCGTTTCGGCGCTCACGCTCGTGGGCTGCGAAAAAACCACGCCCGCGATGGCCGCACCAGCAGCCGAGACCACCGTGGGTACCGAAATCGATGACACGGTGATCACCAGCAGCGTCAAGTCCGCCCTGCTGGCCGATGCTGACATCCGCAGTTTTGATTTCAAGGTAGAGACCCGCAAAGGCGAAGTCCTGCTCAGTGGCTTTGTCGACAACCAGGCCCAGGTGGACCGCGCCACGGCAGCCACCCGCACCGTGTCGGGCGTCAAGAACGTTCAGAACAACGTGACCCTGCGCAACACGCCCACTACGGTCGGCAACAAGATCGACGCCAGCATCATTACCAGCAAGGTCAAGGCCGCACTGCTCGCGGACACACGGGTCAAGAGTTTTGATATTGCCGTCGTCACCCGCCAGGACGAAGTCCAGCTCAGCGGTTTTGTGAACAACCAGGATCAGATCGACCGGGCGATTGAAGTGACACGCGCGGTAGAGGGCGTGCGCACCGTCACCAACGAAATGCGCATCAAGCAGTAA
- a CDS encoding OmpA family protein: MQTTSKLIFSALAMAALMPVAAVAQSYPNQGYLVDSVGRVVGSATPNQCWHTSEWTPAMAVEPCDPVIKRMSAAPAEQVAQAAPAPVAVPPPVMMPMSQRTSFSADALFAFDKAALKPEGKTMLDDLAVQLKGVNYDTIEVTGHADRIGSAAYNQKLSERRANEVKSYLVEKNIPANRISASGLGETQPVTQLADCKGPLNAKLIACLQPDRRVDVEMKGTKPAAAQ; the protein is encoded by the coding sequence ATGCAAACTACCAGCAAACTTATTTTTTCCGCTCTGGCCATGGCCGCACTGATGCCAGTCGCCGCCGTGGCGCAAAGTTATCCCAACCAGGGTTACCTGGTGGATAGCGTCGGACGCGTTGTTGGCAGCGCAACACCTAACCAATGCTGGCACACCAGCGAATGGACTCCGGCTATGGCCGTGGAGCCATGTGACCCCGTGATCAAGCGCATGTCTGCCGCGCCAGCGGAGCAGGTTGCACAAGCAGCCCCTGCACCAGTGGCCGTACCACCGCCCGTGATGATGCCCATGTCGCAACGCACGAGCTTCTCGGCCGACGCGCTGTTTGCTTTTGACAAAGCAGCACTCAAACCAGAAGGCAAGACCATGCTGGATGACCTGGCCGTCCAGCTCAAGGGTGTCAACTACGACACCATCGAAGTGACCGGTCATGCAGACCGCATTGGCAGTGCCGCCTACAACCAGAAGTTGTCCGAACGCCGGGCCAATGAAGTGAAGTCTTATCTGGTCGAGAAGAACATTCCAGCGAATCGCATCAGCGCCAGCGGCTTGGGAGAAACCCAGCCTGTAACCCAACTGGCGGATTGCAAGGGCCCCCTGAATGCCAAGCTCATCGCCTGTCTGCAACCGGATCGCCGTGTGGACGTGGAGATGAAGGGCACCAAGCCCGCCGCTGCACAGTAA
- a CDS encoding methyl-accepting chemotaxis protein, giving the protein MKPFSIAFKIWMPAIAVSIGLVAMSIGSAVRTIRSQAVTVAEQSEQQSKLELSSRWRGLAEVQAVRGMGAAINADVAAAQYLQSGQDAEMQEMEKIQKKLEEILQSPQERAALDDVKASAAALARSLAKAQELKAAGNMQSVFTHVQGDTKAQLAAFSAAQKKLVQLSEEGAKALRTKAGAERLQTVWSVAGIMAVIILLVVFGTRLLQRNVCDPLDQVVAIAKSIGDGDLSVKINTQRADEMGEVMRSLAHMVDSLAQLVGQVHKSTASIGVASAEIAHGNQDLSDRTEQTASNLQRAASSMGHLSGSVRQSADSARQANALAGEAFAVADRGGASVAQVVSTMHEINASSRKIVDIIGVIDGIAFQTNILALNAAVEAARAGEQGRGFAVVASEVRSLAGRSAEAAKEIKSLIGASVANVETGSQLADTAGQTMQEIVKSVQSVSGIIGEITATSAEQSDDMQQVNSAVSELEQVTQQNAALVEQSAAAASSMREQAAVLGALIGRFKLPAIA; this is encoded by the coding sequence ATGAAGCCTTTCAGCATCGCTTTCAAAATATGGATGCCCGCCATCGCAGTCAGTATTGGGCTGGTGGCCATGTCAATCGGTTCTGCGGTCCGCACCATCCGCTCCCAAGCGGTGACCGTGGCAGAACAGTCCGAGCAGCAAAGCAAGCTGGAGTTGAGTTCCCGCTGGCGTGGACTGGCCGAAGTGCAGGCCGTGCGTGGCATGGGGGCCGCCATCAATGCAGACGTCGCTGCCGCGCAGTACTTGCAATCGGGGCAGGACGCGGAAATGCAGGAGATGGAAAAAATCCAGAAAAAGCTGGAAGAAATCCTGCAAAGCCCGCAGGAGCGTGCGGCACTCGATGACGTAAAAGCCAGTGCCGCAGCGCTGGCACGTTCCCTTGCCAAGGCGCAGGAGCTCAAGGCAGCGGGCAATATGCAGTCGGTGTTCACCCATGTGCAGGGAGACACCAAGGCCCAGCTTGCCGCCTTTTCGGCCGCGCAGAAAAAGCTGGTGCAACTCAGTGAAGAGGGCGCCAAGGCCCTGCGCACCAAGGCCGGTGCCGAACGCCTGCAAACGGTGTGGAGTGTGGCCGGCATCATGGCGGTGATCATCCTGCTGGTGGTCTTTGGCACGCGCTTGTTGCAGCGCAATGTGTGTGATCCGTTGGACCAGGTCGTGGCCATCGCCAAGTCCATTGGTGACGGTGACCTGAGCGTGAAGATAAACACCCAGCGCGCAGACGAGATGGGTGAGGTGATGCGCTCCCTGGCCCATATGGTGGACTCGCTGGCGCAACTGGTGGGGCAGGTGCACAAGTCCACTGCCAGTATTGGCGTGGCCAGCGCCGAGATTGCCCACGGCAACCAGGATCTGTCAGACCGCACCGAACAAACCGCCTCCAACCTGCAGCGCGCGGCCTCCAGCATGGGCCATTTGAGTGGTTCGGTGCGCCAGTCGGCGGACTCGGCCCGCCAGGCCAACGCACTGGCGGGCGAGGCTTTCGCAGTGGCCGACCGCGGCGGCGCTTCAGTGGCCCAGGTGGTGAGCACCATGCACGAGATCAACGCCTCTTCGCGCAAGATTGTCGACATCATTGGTGTGATCGACGGTATCGCTTTCCAGACCAACATCCTGGCACTCAACGCTGCGGTAGAGGCGGCGCGGGCTGGCGAGCAGGGCCGTGGCTTCGCCGTGGTGGCCAGCGAGGTGCGCAGCCTGGCCGGGCGCTCGGCTGAGGCAGCCAAGGAGATCAAGAGCCTCATTGGCGCCTCGGTGGCGAATGTGGAAACCGGCAGCCAACTGGCGGACACGGCCGGCCAGACCATGCAGGAGATCGTGAAATCGGTGCAAAGTGTGTCCGGCATCATTGGCGAAATCACGGCTACCAGTGCCGAGCAAAGTGACGATATGCAGCAGGTGAACAGCGCGGTGTCGGAGCTGGAGCAGGTGACCCAGCAAAACGCCGCCCTGGTGGAGCAAAGCGCCGCTGCCGCTAGCTCCATGCGCGAGCAGGCCGCTGTGCTGGGGGCGCTGATCGGACGGTTCAAGCTGCCAGCGATAGCTTGA